CGCCACGAGCGAGCAGTTGCGGATTCGTCATCACCACTTCCACGGCGTGCCATTGGGCGATTTTATTCGAGCCTTGGCGGCACGGCGACCCACTCCGCCGGCGCGGACACTGCCGACCCCGCCTCAACGTAACGGCGAAAAATTTGTCCCCCGTCGCGAGGCCCCGGTTACCATACGTCGCTTGACCGCCCGACTGAACGAAATGCTGAACGATCAGACGGTGGTCATTGCCGACATTGGCGATTCTTTATTTGCCGCCACGGAGCTTGTGGTGCGGGAGCGAACCGAATTCATTTCCCCCGCATATTACACCTCGATGGGCTTTTCCGTGCCGGCCGCGGTGGGTGTGCATGCCGCACGGTCCGATCGACGAGCAGTCGTCATTGTGGGCGACGGCGCGTTTCAAATGACCGGCATGGAGCTCTCGACGCTGGTGCGGCACCGGTTTCCCACCGTTATCGTTCTGTTGGATAACGGCGGCTATGGCACCGAGCGGTTTTTGCATCCGCAGTGCAATTTCAACGACGTTCATCCCTGGCGCTACCACAAATTACCCGAAGTGCTTGGCGGCGGCACGGGCTATGACATCCGCACTGAGGGAGAATTGGACGAGGCATTGAAGCGCGCCTGGGCCGATACCAGCGGGCCCAGCTTGCTGCAAGTCCACATTAGTCCGGACGACATCAGCACGGCGCTGCGCCGACTTTCCGAACGCTTAAGCAAGCGAGTGTGAATTCGGCCGGCGGTTTTCAAAAGCAAAATTCTTCCGTATGCGCCGTCGATCAGCTCGATCGATTCACTTTTCGGCAAGTTTCAAGAACCGCGCGTACACTTCCTTCCATAGGGAACCGTTTTGCGGGGTATATTCTTCCACTTGGAAACTGCGCCGCACGATTTCGCGCGCTTGGGCAATTGAGCTAATCTCAGCGGCGGCAATGGCCTGCATCAGGGCGTTGCCAATGGCGGTGGCTTCGACGGGGCCGGCCACGACGCGGCGTTGGCAAGCATCGGCAGTCATTTGGCAAAGTTGCCGATTTTGGGATCCCCCGCCGACAATGTGAACAACTTCTATGGGTCCGCCGATCAATTCCTCCAACGACTCCAACGTTCGCCGGTATTGCAAAGCCAAGCTTTCCAACGCACAACGAATGACCGCTCCCTCATCGGCCGGCACGGTTTGTTTGGTGCGGCGGCAGAACGTGCGAATGGCTTCCGGCATATCGGCGGGCGCCAAAAACGATGGATCGTCCGGTTGAATGAAGGCGGCTAACGGCGCGGCGGCTGCAGCGGCCTGCGTTAAATGCTCCCAGGAATAAGTCGTTCCGGCCAGGCTCCATACCCGGCGACATTCCTGCACGAGCCATAGACCGACAATGTTTTTCAACAAGCGCGTTGTGCCGCCCACGCCTCCTTCGTTGGTAAAGTTTAGGGCCAGGCATTTTTCGTTGATTACGGGCCGGGGCACTTCCACGCCCATCAAACTCCAGGTACCAGAACTGATGTAGCACCAATTGGGCCGAACTCCCGGTTGGCTGGCCGCGGGCACCGCCATCACGGCACTGGCAGTATCGTGCGTTCCCGGCGCGACAACTTGCACTTTGGTCAGCCCCGTGGCTGTCGCGACTTGCGGCAAGAGCGGCCCGAGCTTGGCGCCGGGTTGAATCACCGTTCCCAGAATTCGCGTGGGCAATTTCAATTGTTCCAACAATTCCGTGGCCCAGCGTCCCTGCGTGGGATTAAAAAACTGAGTGGTGGTGGCATCGGTCATTTCGTTGGCTTTGACGCCGGTCAGTAACCAGTGAAACAAATCGGGCATCATCAAGAACGATTCGGCTACATCCAACTGGGGCGAATTCTGAATTTTCATCGCCAGCAGTTGGTACAGCGTGTTGAGTTGCATGAACTGGAGCCCGGTTTGAGCGAATATTTCGTCGCGCGGCACTGTGCTGAAAGCGCGTTCCAGCATGCCATCGGTTCGGGAGTCGCGATAATGGACCGGGTTGCCGAGTAGTTCGTCGCCGCGTCCCAACAATCCGAAATCGACGCCCCAGGTGTCGACGGCCATGCTGGCGATGCGTTCACCATATTTGGCTTTGGCGGCGCGCAAGCCTGTGAGGATGTGCTGCCACAGTCCCAGCAAGTCCCAATACATTCGGCCCGCCGCGGTGACCGGGCCATTTTCAAAGCGATAAATTTCTTCCAGAGTGAGCCGCTGGCCATCGAATAAGGCCGCCAAATGGCGACCGCTGGAAGCACCTAAATCGATGGGGACATAGCAGGTGGATGGCATAAGGGGTGAGCTTTTAAGAGATTGGGTGACGAATGTCTGCTTCTGCCATGCCGCATCGTGTCGCGCCGGCCAGGGAACGTCAAGCCATTGAAACACTCGATCTTGTAAGGATTTATGGCTTAGATTACCCCGATCTTGCCTGGGGAATAATCCGCACAAACGGCTAGAAAGTACGGAAAAATAGCGGAAATAGCCGATAGTTGACTTTGGTGAGCAACATTAGTATGATTTGGCGGTTCGCGGCCGATCCGCAATCGCCGGGACCGCAACTTAACCCGGTGATCTACCATGACTTTCGCTACGATACCGTACATGTCTGAACCGTTTGGCACCGTGCCGATTACCTCGGCGAAGCCGGTTCTTGCAGAATCGGCAGCCTCGCCGTCGATGTCCGCTTTGGAGAATCAACCCTTGGCGGCGACACCCGAACTGCTGGCTTTTTTGGCGGCCGAAAGCGAAAAGCTGGAGTCGGCCACGCCGCAGGAAATTGTCCGCTGGGCCGTCGAGCATTATTTTCCCAAGCTGACCATGGCCACGGCATTTGGGCCCGAGGGGTGCGCCATCATTCACATGCTGGCCCAGATCGAGCCGCGGGTACACGTGTTCAATTTGGAAACCGGTTACCAATTTAAGGAAACGCTGGAGCTGCGCGAAAAAATCAAGCAGCGTTATGGCATCGAAGTGGAATACAAGCGGCCTGACACCACGGTCGAAGTGTATGAAGCGTTGCACGGTGGCCCGCTGTACAAAACCAATCCCGACCAGTGCTGCGCCGACCGCAAAGTTAAAGTGTTGAAAGAGGCGGCCCAAGGCTGGCAGGCCTGGATGAGCGGCATCCGCCGCGATCAAAGCCCGGACCGGGCCAAAGCGCCGATCGTGGGCTGGGACAAAAAGTTCAGTCTCGTGAAAATCAGCCCGCTGGCAAATTGGACCAAGAAAGACATTTGGAAACTGATCACCGACGAGAACGTGCCGTACAATCCGCTGCACGACCAGGGTTATCCAAGCATCGGCTGCTGGCCTTGCACGCGGGCCGTGATGTTCGGCGAAGACGAACGAGCCGGCCGGTGGAGCGGTTTCCAAAAAACCGAGTGCGGTCTACATACCAGTGAGTAGGAAACATCAATTTGATTGAGCCGCAGAGACGCAGGGCAAACAAAACTGAATGATTGATCTTTTTGCTTTCTCTGCGACTCAGCGTCTCTGCGGTGAAAAATGAATTTTACTTTATGAAATTTTCCGCCAAAACCGAATACGCTTGCCTGGCCGTGCTGGAACTGGCCCGGGCTTATGAAACCGGAGAGCCGGTGCGCATTCGCAGCATTGCCGAGGAGCACGGCATTCCGTCGCGCTTCCTGGTGCAAATTCTGTTGCAACTGAAAGGCGCCGGACTGGTCAATAGCACCCGCGGCGCGGCGGGCGGGTATCAGCTTGTGCGGGCGCCGGAGGAAATCACGCTGGAAGAAGTGATGGCCGTGGCCGACGGAAAGGAGAAGTTGCCCAATCCCGCGGCCGCCAAGTCGCCGACTCGCCGGGCACTGCTGAAAGCCTGGCGCGACGTGGCTATTTCCCGCCAGGAAATGCTCCGCGACATCAGCTTTGCCGATCTCGTGCAGCGGGCCAGCGGCGAAGTGGAACAGATGTATCATATCTGAAGGGGCGCGGATCGAGGGACGAGTGCGGGGCGAAATCTACGGAGTT
The Pirellulales bacterium genome window above contains:
- a CDS encoding rhamnulokinase family protein, which produces MPSTCYVPIDLGASSGRHLAALFDGQRLTLEEIYRFENGPVTAAGRMYWDLLGLWQHILTGLRAAKAKYGERIASMAVDTWGVDFGLLGRGDELLGNPVHYRDSRTDGMLERAFSTVPRDEIFAQTGLQFMQLNTLYQLLAMKIQNSPQLDVAESFLMMPDLFHWLLTGVKANEMTDATTTQFFNPTQGRWATELLEQLKLPTRILGTVIQPGAKLGPLLPQVATATGLTKVQVVAPGTHDTASAVMAVPAASQPGVRPNWCYISSGTWSLMGVEVPRPVINEKCLALNFTNEGGVGGTTRLLKNIVGLWLVQECRRVWSLAGTTYSWEHLTQAAAAAAPLAAFIQPDDPSFLAPADMPEAIRTFCRRTKQTVPADEGAVIRCALESLALQYRRTLESLEELIGGPIEVVHIVGGGSQNRQLCQMTADACQRRVVAGPVEATAIGNALMQAIAAAEISSIAQAREIVRRSFQVEEYTPQNGSLWKEVYARFLKLAEK
- a CDS encoding phosphoadenylyl-sulfate reductase, with translation MSALENQPLAATPELLAFLAAESEKLESATPQEIVRWAVEHYFPKLTMATAFGPEGCAIIHMLAQIEPRVHVFNLETGYQFKETLELREKIKQRYGIEVEYKRPDTTVEVYEALHGGPLYKTNPDQCCADRKVKVLKEAAQGWQAWMSGIRRDQSPDRAKAPIVGWDKKFSLVKISPLANWTKKDIWKLITDENVPYNPLHDQGYPSIGCWPCTRAVMFGEDERAGRWSGFQKTECGLHTSE
- a CDS encoding Rrf2 family transcriptional regulator, coding for MKFSAKTEYACLAVLELARAYETGEPVRIRSIAEEHGIPSRFLVQILLQLKGAGLVNSTRGAAGGYQLVRAPEEITLEEVMAVADGKEKLPNPAAAKSPTRRALLKAWRDVAISRQEMLRDISFADLVQRASGEVEQMYHI